A window of the Synchiropus splendidus isolate RoL2022-P1 chromosome 6, RoL_Sspl_1.0, whole genome shotgun sequence genome harbors these coding sequences:
- the chd5 gene encoding chromodomain-helicase-DNA-binding protein 5 isoform X2 has translation MPGSLSNEDEGQDDMDFEDDMPDEDDDGERHSVPLSSLLQESFFSDDDSLKQQKKKKPKKMKEDKMPKVKKRKKEGGIQPTFDSDLEENSEHEEERERLDIGSESESSMFGPTKKKKKKPREKKEKKVRKKKRDEEEDDDDDDDEGNMKEPKSSSQLMHEWGLEDVQYGFTEDDYKTITNYKAFSQFLRPLIAKKNPKIPMSKMMTVLGAKWREFSGNNPFKGASATAVAAAVAAAVETVTVAPSTPMGSQLSAQPLKKAKTKEGKGPGVRKRSKSVKEVKKKQKPKKTKSKSGQSGKKKKASSSEEDFLEESDFDDISIHSASVLSETSGVVTKKKTRRGRKKRKKEDGDGYETDHQDYCEVCQQGGEIILCDTCPRAYHLVCLDPEMEKAPEGKWSCPHCEKEGIQWEAKDDDEEDDEVAGEEEDDHMEFCRVCKDGGELLCCDTCPSSYHIHCLNPPLPEIPNGEWLCPRCMCPPLKGKVQKILHWMWGDAPLPSDAPLGLDGGPTDPLTKPPLKGRPEREFFVKWAGLSYWHCSWVSELQLELYHTVMYRNYQRKTDMDEPPPYDYGSGEEEMNNEKRKSKDPHYAAMEERFYRYGIKPEWMVIHRILNHSFDKEGDVHYLIKWRDLPYDQCTWEVDDFDVPEYDTHKAFYWDHREQIVGEDQRPLVSGGSNKLKVEYPKREIPPDAPIIDPTIKFEHQPWYINATGGTLHPYQLEGLNWLRFSWAQGTDTILADEMGLGKTVQTIVFLYSLYKEGHSKGPFLVSAPLSTIINWEREFQMWAPDFYVVTYTGDKDSRAIIRENEFTHEDASIKMGRKVFRMKKDSPIKFHVLLTSYELITIDQAILGSITWACLVVDEAHRLKNNQSKFFRILNGYKIYYKLLLTGTPLQNNLEELFHLLNFLTPDRFNNLEGFLEEFADISKEDQIKKLHDLLGPHMLRRLKVDVFKNMPAKTELIVRVELSPMQKKYYKFILTRNFEALNSKGGGNQVSLLNIMMDLKKCCNHPYLFPVAAGEAPVLSSGSYDGNHLVKSSGKLTLLQKMLKKLKDEGHRVLIFSQMTKMLDLLEDFLEFEGYKYERIDGGITGGLRQEAIDRFNAPGAQQFCFLLSTRAGGLGINLASADTVIIYDSDWNPHNDIQAFSRAHRIGQNRKVMIYRFVTRGSVEERITQVAKRKMMLTHLVVRPGLGSKTGSMSKQELDDILKFGTEELFKDEMEAARTMGDNKDGEEGNVIHYDDDAISKLLDRSQDATEDTDIQNMNEYLSSFKVAQYVVKEEDGEEEVEREIIKQEENVDPDYWEKLLRHHYEQQQEDLARNLGKGKRIRKQVNYNDTTQEDQEWQDDLSDNQSEYSVGSEDEDEDFEERPEGGRRHSRRQLKNEKDKPLPPLLARVGGSIEVLGFNARQRKAFLNAIMRWGMPPQDAFNSHWLVRDLRGKSEREFRAYVSLFMRHLCEPGADGAETFADGVPREGLSRQHVLTRIGVMSLVRKKEFEHVNGKLSSPDLIPVGIELKKLTDSVSSEPNTPVAESPVATQPGTPIASDKTESLQGSSAEDKESPELDNRKLSDHETSGAEAGSTSEKSADSKESKSSSQEKTDEKERTESPSKMTDSSPKDIAMETAELASSQNSLKPELGKETEKDECCLTKTDDNDTKADAVKSEDAVETRMNGDKDHLDEVDESRKEDKNGFKTKFMFNIADGGFTELHTLWQTEERAALTSGKIHDIWHRRHDYWLLAGIVTHGYARWQDIQNDPRYAILNEPFKTEIHKGNYLEMKNKFLARRFKLLEQALVIEEQLRRAAYLNMTQDSTHPAMALNTRFAEVECLAESHQHLSKESLAGNKPANAVLHKVLNQLEELLSDMKADVTRLPNMLSRIPPVSARLQMSERSILSRLTSRGTEPPPQQTFSSGGFGCSQMYSGGFGGGFRGPGGQPMVNYSQMPLGPYVSVSNGPPPNTSHLDKKTLESLRDVTTPDLKSGKPSDVICIED, from the exons ATGAGGATGACGATGGGGAGCGCCACTCTGTTCCCCTCAGTTCTCTTCTTCAAGAAAGCTTCTTCTCGGACGACGACTCCCTCaaacaacagaagaagaagaagcctaaAAAGATGAAAGAGGACAAGATGCCGAAGGTTAAGAAGAGGAAAAAGGAG GGGGGAATCCAGCCCACCTTCGACAGTGACCTGGAGGAGAACTCTGAGCATGAGGAGGAACGAGAACGTTTGGACATCGGGTCTGAGAGTGAGAGCAGCATGTTCGGCCCAaccaagaaaaagaagaagaagcccagggagaaaaaggagaagaaagtgaggaagaagaagagagacgaggaagaagacgatgacgacgacgatgatgaggGAAACATGAAA GAGCCAAAATCATCCAGCCAGCTGATGCATGAGTGGGGTCTGGAAGACGTCCAATATGGTTTCACTGAGGACGATTACAAGACCATCACTAACTACAAAGCGTTCAGCCAGTTCCTCAG GCCTCTCATTGCCAAAAAGAACCCCAAGATTCCCATGTCCAAAATGATGACAGTGTTGGGGGCCAAGTGGCGAGAATTCAGCGGCAACAACCCATTCAAAGGCGCATCCGCCACCGCTGTGGCCGCTGCCGTGGCTGCTGCTGTCGAAACGGTGACGGTGGCGCCGTCAACTCCCATGGGCAGCCAGCTGAGCGCCCAGCCGTTGAAAAAAGCCAAAACCAAAGAGGGGAAGG GTCCAGGAGTGAGGAAGAGAAGTAAGTctgtgaaggaggtgaagaagaagcagaagcccAAGAAGACCAAATCAAAGTCGGGCCagagtgggaagaagaagaaagcctCTTCG AGTGAGGAGGACTTCCTGGAGGAGTCGGACTTTGATGACATCAGCATCCACAGTGCCTCTGTGCTTTCTGAAACTTCAGGGGTCGTCACCAAGAAGAAGACCCGGCGggggaggaagaaaaggaaaa AGGAAGATGGCGATGGCTATGAAACGGACCATCAAGACTATTGTGAGGTTTGCCAGCAGGGAGGAGAAATCATCCTGTGCGACACCTGTCCGCGAGCTTATCACCTGGTCTGTCTGGACCCTGAGATGGAGAAGGCTCCCGAGGGAAAGTGGAGTTGCCCACACTGT gAGAAGGAAGGAATCCAGTGGGAAGCCAAAGATGACGACGAGGAAGACGATGAGgtggcaggagaggaagaggacgacCACATGGAGTTCTGCCGAGTTTGCAAAGATGGAGGAGAGCTGTTGTGTTGTGACACATGTCCGTCCTCGTACCACATCCACTGTCTCAACCCCCCGCTGCCTGAGATTCCAAACGGCGAGTGGTTATGTCCACGCTGCATG TGCCCTCCTCTGAAGGGGAAGGTTCAGAAGATCCTACACTGGATGTGGGGAGATGCACCTCTGCCAAGTGATGCTCCACTGGGACTTGATGGTGGACCCACTGACCCACTCACCAAGCCCCCACTGAAGGGCCGACCAGAGAGAGAATTCTTTGTGAAGTGGGCGGGTTTGTCATACTGGCACTGCTCCTGGGTCAGTGAGCTGCAG CTGGAGCTCTACCACACAGTCATGTACCGGAACTATCAGAGAAAGACGGACATGGACGAGCCGCCACCATACGACTATGGATCcggggaggaggagatgaacaaCGAGAAGCGGAAGAGCAAAGACCCTCACTATGCCGCGATGGAGGAGAGATTCTATCGCTACGGAATCAAACCAGAGTGGATGGTGATCCACCGCATTCTCAACCACAG TTTTGATAAAGAAGGCGATGTGCATTATTTGATCAAATGGAGAGATCTGCCTTATGACCAGTGCACGTGGGAGGTGGATGACTTTGACGTTCCAGAATATGACACTCACAAAGCTTTCTATTGGGACCACAG GGAGCAGATTGTAGGGGAGGACCAGCGCCCCCTGGTCTCTGGTGGCAGTAATAAACTGAAAGTGGAGTACCCAAAGAGGGAAATTCCCCCAGACGCTCCAATCATTGAT CCCACGATCAAGTTTGAGCATCAGCCGTGGTACATCAATGCCACCGGAGGAACGCTGCACCCTTATCAGCTGGAGGGGCTCAACTGGCTCCGGTTCTCGTGGGCTCAGGGCACTGACACCATCCTGGCAGACGAGATGGGTCTGGGCAAGACAGTGCAGACCATCGTCTTCCTCTACTCACTCTACAAGGAG GGTCACTCCAAAGGTCCGTTCCTAGTCAGCGCGCCTCTGTCCACAATCATCAACTGGGAGAGAGAGTTCCAGATGTGGGCTCCGGACTTCTATGTGGTCACGTACACTGGAGACAAGGACAGTCGGGCCATCATCCGAGAGAATGAGTTCACCCACGAGGACGCTTCCATCAAAATGGGGCGGAAGGTGTTTCGGATGAAG AAAGACTCTCCCATCAAGTTCCACGTCCTGCTGACCTCCTATGAGTTGATCACCATCGACCAAGCCATCCTGGGCTCCATCACCTGGGCCTGTCTCGTGGTGGACGAAGCCCACAGACTCAAGAACAACCAGTCTAAG TTTTTCAGAATCCTGAATGGCTACAAGATCTACTACAAGCTGCTGCTCACCGGGACGCCTCTGCAGAACAACTTGGAAGAACTTTTCCACCTGCTCAACTTCCTCACGCCCGACCGTTTCAA TAACCTGGAGGGCTTTCTGGAGGAGTTTGCTGATATCTCGAAAGAAGACCAGATCAAGAAGCTTCATGACCTGCTGGGACCCCACATGCTGCGGCGGCTCAAGGTCGATGTCTTCAAGAACATGCCGGCCAAAACTGAGCTCATTGTCCGAGTGGAGCTCAGCCCCATGCAGAA AAAATACTACAAGTTCATTCTCACTCGGAACTTTGAGGCTCTGAACTCTAAAGGTGGCGGAAACCAAGTGTCGCTGCTCAACATCATGATGGATCTGAAGAAGTGCTGCAACCATCCGTACCTGTTTCCCGTTGCAGCAGGG GAAGCGCCGGTTCTATCTAGCGGATCATACGATGGAAACCATTTGGTGAAGTCCTCAGGAAAACTGACGCTGCTGCAGAAAATGTTGAAGAAACTCAAGGATGAAGGACACagggttctcattttctctcaa ATGACAAAGATGCTGGACCTGCTGGAGGACTTCCTGGAGTTTGAAGGTTACAAATATGAACGGATCGATGGTGGGATCACTGGAGGTCTAAGACAGGAGGCAATTGATCGTTTCAACG CACCGGGGGCTCAGCAGTTCTGCTTCCTGCTCTCAACTCGAGCTGGAGGACTTGGCATCAACCTGGCGAGCGCAGACACAGTCATCATCTACGATTCCGACTGGAATCCCCATAACGACATTCAG GCATTCAGCCGGGCTCACAGGATCGGTCAGAACAGGAAGGTTATGATCTATCGCTTCGTGACCCGAGGCTCAGTGGAGGAGAGGATCACCCAGGTGGCCAAGAGAAAGATGATGCTGACGCACCTGGTGGTGAGACCCGGCCTGGGCTCCAAAACTGGATCCATGTCTAAACAGGAGTTGGACGACATCCTCAAGTTTGGCACGGAGGAGCTTTTCAAGGATGAGATGGAGGCGGCGAGAACCATGG GCGACAACAAAGATGGCGAGGAGGGAAATGTGATCCACTACGACGATGATGCCATTTCAAAACTATTGGATCGCAGTCAAGACGCCACCGAAGACACCGATATCCAGAACATGAACGAGTACCTGAGCTCCTTCAAGGTGGCCCAgtatgtggtgaaggaggaggatggagag gaggaggtggagcgcGAGATCATCAAACAAGAGGAGAACGTGGATCCGGACTACTGGGAGAAACTCCTGCGTCACCATtacgagcagcagcaggaggatctGGCCCGGAACCTTGGGAAAGGCAAACGCATCCGCAAGCAGGTCAACTACAACGACACCACGCAGGAGGACCAAG AATGGCAGGATGATCTTTCAGACAACCAGTCGGAGTATTCTGTGGGGTCCGAGGACGAGGACGAAGACTTTGAGGAGAGACCTGAAG GTGGACGCAGACACTCCCGTCGACAGCTGAAGAATGAGAAGGACAAACCTCTTCCTCCGTTACTGGCTCGTGTGGGCGGCAGCATTGAG GTTCTGGGGTTCAACGCCCGTCAAAGGAAAGCCTTTCTAAATGCCATCATGAGGTGGGGGATGCCGCCTCAGGACGCCTTCAACTCTCATTGGCTGGTCAGAGACCTGAGAGGGAAGAGTGAGCGGGAATTCAG GGCCTATGTGTCGCTGTTCATGCGGCACCTTTGTGAGCCTGGTGCCGACGGAGCTGAGACCTTTGCAGATGGAGTCCCACGTGAGGGACTGTCCCGCCAGCATGTCCTCACCAGGATCGGAGTCATGTCTCTTGTCAGGAAGAAG GAGTTTGAGCACGTGAACGGGAAGCTAAGTTCACCGGATCTAATTCCAGTTGGAATAGAGCTGAAGAAGCTGACAGACAGTGTTTCCTCTGAACCCAACACACCAGTAGCAGAGAGCCCGGTGGCCACGCAGCCTGGCACGCCCATCGCTTCAG ACAagactgagagtctccaggGCAGCAGCGCAGAAGACAAGGAGTCTCCTGAGCTCGACAACAGGAAGCTGTCGGATCACGAG ACCTCAGGCGCAGAGGCAGGATCAACCTCCGAAAAGTCGGCTGACAGCAAGGAGAGCAAGTCCAGCTCTCAGGAGAAGACGGACGAGAAAGAGAGAACCGAGTCACCTTCTAAAATGACTGATTCATCTCCAAAGGACATCGCCATGGAGACAGCAGAGCTAGCATCCAGTCAAAACTCTCTGAAAC CGGAGCTGGGAAAAGAGACAGAGAAGGACGAATGTTGTCTGACTAAAACGGATGACAACGACACTAAAGCAG ATGCGGTGAAAAGCGAAGATGCAGTGGAGACTCGGATGAATGGAGATAAGGATCATCTGGATGAGGTGGACGAGAGCAGGAAGGAGGACAAAAATGGATTCAAAACCAAGTTCATGTTCAATATTGCAGATGGAGGTTTTACAG AGTTGCACACTCTCTGGCAGACGGAGGAGCGGGCGGCACTCACCTCCGGGAAGATCCACGACATTTGGCACCGCCGCCATGACTACTGGTTGCTGGCCGGCATCGTCAC GCATGGCTACGCCCGCTGGCAGGACATCCAGAATGACCCGCGCTATGCCATCCTGAACGAGCCTTTCAAAACCGAGATCCACAAGGGCAACTACCTGGAGATGAAGAACAAATTCCTGGCTCGCCGCTTTAAG TTGCTGGAACAGGCTCTGGTGATCGAGGAGCAGCTGCGGCGTGCGGCATACCTGAACATGACTCAGGATTCCACTCACCCGGCCATGGCACTCAACACCCGCTTCGCTGAGGTGGAATGTTTGGCCGAGTCACACCAGCACCTTTCCAAAGAGTCTCTGGCCGGGAACAAGCCTGCCAATGCCGTGCTGCACAAAG ttctgaaccagctggaggaacttctgaGTGACATGAAGGCCGATGTGACTCGACTCCCCAACATGCTGTCCCGGATCCCTCCGGTGTCGGCCCGCCTGCAAATGTCAGAGCGAAGCATCTTGAGCCGCCTCACCAGTCGAGGCACTGAGCCGCCACCTCAGCAG ACTTTCAGCTCAGGTGGATTTGGCTGCTCTCAGATGTACAGCGGTGGCTTTGGTGGAGGATTCAGGGGTCCAGGCGGGCAGCCCATGGTCAACTACAGTCAGATGCCTCTGGGGCCGTACGTTAGCG TGTCTAACGGACCCCCACCCAACACAAGCCATTTGGACAAAAAGACACTTGAGTCGCTGAGAGATGTGACCACACCGGACCTCAAGTCAGGCAAACCCAGTGATGTCATCTGTATCGAGGACTAG